ttgttaaaactgaaatatgCTGTCACTTTACCGCTTTATGCAGAGTGCAAATCATTCTCAATGGACCAAAAGGCTTTGACCACAGTATGCTTCAGTTTAAATCCACCCTTTTAGTCATAACTAAAACTGTACACAGAAGGATATGAAAATTCTATTAAGCAAGAAGAGCAGATAACAGCAGTTAACACCAGAGATTGACCTCAAATTAAGAACTGTTTAAAGCAAAAGTCAGTAACCAATGCAGTACTGCTGGACAAGTGTTGCCCAACctcaaacatttactgtatatgtatataaataaataaagacaaccGTCTAAATGGTTTAAATGCtgaaatattatatattacaatatacaatCTTATAAAAATAGCTTTctttggaatgtttttttttaataaatcaaatacaCTTCACAAAATAAACcgttaaatataaattaatgtttcTTTATATAGTTTATCACTGTGGTTcagaatatgtgaaaaaataaattgccaataataaaaatatattaaaaattaaatacccatgtaaaagaaatttaagtaacttaatattactaaaagattaaaaaaaataaatacattatttacaataaGAACTCTTTGAATTAATTAGACATTAACTTTCTTAAATACACCAGGCCACTGAAAAACTGAAGGAACAGAACTGGATGCAATCTAAAACAAGAAATAGCCACATGATGAACAAAAGCCTCTTAATATTAATCTCAAGATTACTTAGCAGAGTTTTATCAGGACTGTTCAAATAAGTAACATATTATATGACCTTGAAATGATACAACTATTAACATTACTTCAATAACCCTTAATTGAGatgttaaaacaaatattaaattacattCTAATTTTCTAAATTTAATCTGTATTGGCTTTGtaggaaataattaaaaagatcCAGAACAAGTCATTATGTATAGAAGTAACACTTTGActttaatgaaaatgcaaaataaatatttttgtatgtatttcaaataattataatacatGGTACTGACGAAATTTGACTGAGCAAGAAAGCCtcttatatattaattaaaatttgttttctttaagtgccTGTTTGGAATTTCAATTGCACTGACCTGTAAAGGCCATGAGCCTCCCATGATTCCTGCCTGAATAGCTACCCCAATTACCACTGCCAGGTCTGGGTCCACTGATATATTGGGCTGTTTCCCAAAATATTCAGCAATTATCTGGCGAATACGAGGTATTCTAGTTGATCCACCAACCAGAACAATCTCATCAACTTCTGATTTGTCCAGTAAACCATCTTTCAAAACCCTTTCAATAGGAATAAGAATCTTTTGAAAAAGATCTGCATTAAGCTTTTCAAAGAGTTCTCTTGTTATTTCTTCTTCAAACAGAACATTTTGAATGGTGTCTTCTTCTGAGGGCTCATTAAGCTTGGCCTCAGACTTCAAAGTAAGAGGTAAACTGATTTTTGAAGAGTGCTGAAAAGTTAAATTCAGCTTTGTTCTTTCCACTGCCTGACGCAAATTATATACATCCCTTTTAAGTAATGGAAAGGCCCCATATTGCTGCTGAATGCTTTCAAACACATGTTGAAGTAGCCTTTGATTGAAGTCTTGTCCTCCAAGTTTGTTATTGCCTAGAAGAAGGATAAAGATAAAACACAATAAGACAAAAGAGAAATGCACaagcaaacatttcaaaatattaactCCAGGAAGCTGCATTTTTGTTACGTTTTGATAATTGagtgcaaaatgatttttttgaggTTTCACAGTCACAATGGTATTTGtttatatgtaaaatactgtGGTGGCATAGCAGGAAGGCAGTGGTCAGCAGCAATGCATTTACATATTAACTGAAACTTTTTATTCCACCCATGTGAAATTACATTTACCACTTCATTTTTGTCAAGTGCATTTTAATCAGAACTTGCAACAAAAATGCCAAATCTGTAAGTTTTTGAATTCACTAATATTCACAAAAGGTATCAGCAAATTGCTGCCATTTTATGAGTGAGAAAGAAGACAACAAGAAAAGCATTAGGTAAGCAcaatttattctaaaatggattgtAAACTGATTACCAACATGTTTTATAACACACAAGACTGAGAAATCAGAGGAGGTAAAGCTAATATAAGCTAAAAGTGTCtctgaaatgtattttcttttggaGTTCCCAGTTTGTATTTCTAACAATTCCAACAGTGCATTAATTTAAGTATGAATCTTATTTCACTGTTGCATACAGGTTAACACTTTTAATTTAACCTTCAAAACCTCCCATTCACTTTAAAGATTCAATGTGatgcacacctggggcctcatgcataacgacgTGCGTGGAATTCACACTAAACACAAACATGGAGTATGcaccaaaaaatccagatgcatgaatctatgtgtacgccaacttccacattcttccgctacataaatcccggtcagtgtgaaaagtaacaaatgtgcacgtgcctgccaccactccccaactcctcacagaattacgcctctttgaatatgcaaatcaatataaatagcccttaagctcagcattctgtgaaaagacaatggcaaaatcacggaagaaaatagaagaatttcagcgaataacaaatggaggcaaggaaaaacatactatttgttggtttaaacagtggtatcaacaacaaaaagaagttgatcgagtgacatagagtgtcagagaaacttgagaGTTCAAGTTCTCAAAGTAGCACACTGcccgaaataaaaatgaatttgttagatatcaaagtcgccatgaaaaggcaagttgtaacccaccatctgagagtcatatggaagcttattagggtgcggagaaaagacaaaaaataggtacacagtggcaaaaaaagctcaaaatgtcaactttaatctcgaaatttccactttaatcatgtagtttattttgtcattaaagtagaacatcataaacttcatcttaaaatcgtttaatttactagtttctcaaataccatcgtaaataaagtagcacgttaaatgatttgtattgtatgtattcttctatgtgctctatgtgtgggaatcactacatgcttcttaaacgtgctttctcttcctctgacaggacacagaatccattacattcatgatattacagctctctgaataaattaaataccgagatgtatacttgatataattttcatgataataggaattaaagcatgttattaaacatgggaacacggtggcgcagtgatagtaacgaactggcatcccgtccagagattgttcttgcctcacgcaagatgcttgctgcgtgaCCAtcgaaataatttattgcagcagtactgtgtcttttcaaacatattaacctcctattcctgtccttccttttcttcctccaagtacctaatcgccacacaatcagctctgtagatgtcaagccatttgtaagcttagaacgcagattcttcaaaacttttaaagaaaaaaattgaaatatctttgtagtacatgtttaataattctatccatctatccacccagtgtcgcgccagccccagcaagaatacagcgcgaggcagaaacaatccctgtgccaccgtgtcctcacatgttaaattattaacaatatagattatttaaataatgttaaaattttatctgtataatctaaaaaacaatatttctgtGGGATTTTATCttataaatgatattgtcatcatatgtaaatatgttcttcataaagtgtctcaggttgtgcaatatacagtgaggtaattgtacttatatgtacaaacagttttataaggagcacttgaaggactgattgagtgcgtttagagttcttgttatgaaactgtttctaaaccgtgaggtccctacaggaaaggctttgaggTGTTTGCTGTATGGGAACAGTTCAAATAGTGCATGCTGAAGCagtgtatgcttgatgctgtataccgataattctctttacgatcagctgcttgacagctgtgattccatactcaAGATACAGTGgcataaatactctgagtggtgcagtgagaggaacaacactaaagcagctatgggatttggaatagtttggccattccatggaccattatattgttacaaggtaattacaatcagatgccttaaactaataaacaatatgcagttaatttcaatgtacttgataaagccgcgtcaggaatgtagatctaaaaaagaaagggtaaccacactggaacaaaagcactgctttgacgctgagtgctgccagtttgcaaaaccaagcggagaacttgcgtacgccagggattgagctagtgtgataatgtgcgtggctttatgccaagtttagtttttatacatcgcgatgtgagtgtggaaacaggagtacaaaacatttttttgcgtGCGCACtgtttgtacatgaggccccttatATTTACAGAACTGTACATATTTCAGATCTTAGACGGCAGTGTTGAGTTAATAAAAGGTGATGCCCAAATATCCCagaaacaaaattaacataaacagaacacaaaaatgaaaatgctagATAAATGTGGCTGAACAAGTTaaaaagcactttgttctaaagTATAAAAAAGTACTCTTTATCTTGTCTATTGTATATTTATTGAAAGGCATCACTACGCAATGGACTGAAGAATTAGAGCAGGACACAGAGGCAGCTTGATGTGTCttcatattaacaataaaaatgaagaacagtACTATTCTTAATTTAATTAAGCAAATATGTTACATGCTATAAGAAACAACTAAGGTGGTATTTAATTGTACCTGCCATAGCTCTGGTTAGAAACATTCCTCCTTGCTTATTCAACAAGGAGACATCTAATGTGCCACCTCCAAGGTCGACCACTAAAACATTCATGACATCCACTTTGTGGAGCCCGTATGCCATTGCTGCTGCTGTAGGTTCGTTGATCAAACGAAGAATATTCATaccttaaaacaaaaaattggattgtaaaatgtaaagtatttcagCAAAACAAAAGTTACAAAGTACATTTTGTGGGTTACTCTTAAAAAAAGTACTAGTATTTTCtgttagaaaaaggaaaataatcgaaacaacaaataaaatgtggAATTTAATAGGAAGggaaaataaaactaatttctTTCTCTAAGAAATATTCAACCTATTTATTTACTGCAAgaacaatatttataaaattaatactaCAACCTGCAAGATTTGCTGCTTTTATGGTGTAGTTTCTCTGTCTTTCATCAAATTCTGCCGGAACAGAAATGACTGCATTAGTTATTGGAACTCCAAGAGACTTTTCTGCCATCTTCTTCAACTTTAAGAGCAAGCGGGATCCAATATATTCAGGAGTAACAATAAATGTTCTATTTGTCGATATTGAAAATTCTGCTGTTCCATTGTTATATAAAacctaaatgagaaaaaaaaaatattacctataaataaaatgctcaaCCTAGGAACAGATTAAGGTATAAAATATGATATTGTATAAATAATGAACTGTAAATTTTTActacttttaaaaacataaaaaaaatgtaccacataatacattttttttttaactctaaacAATGCAATATGTAGTAGGGCATTCAAAAACAATTAGGCATATTAAATCTTTTACATTCTATGTCTAATGCTTTAataacttttttcattatttacatgTTAAAAGTATTGTTCCTttgctttaaatgttttctttattttaaagactAGAGCTCAAAAAAGGACCACTGAGTCAACCAGCACACCAGTGACTGATGCAATTTATTCACAGATTCAGGTCATCTATTTATTATGACAATGGTAGTATTTACAGTCacttgattagattagatagaactttatttgtccccggggTTCGAATTATTTCAGGAAATGTATTTAGTCTCTGATAAATGTGATATTGTACCGTAGATTCCAACTTATTATGTTGTTTGTTCAGAGCATTTGGTAttggaaaaaacattttgttaaggtATTTAGTAATTTCAGTTAAGTGCTACAGTATATCAATTCAGATATTAGGATATGGTTAATTGGTGAAagataaaatgcataaaaagctAATTctacactgagaaaaaaaaagatttatcattcaGCCTATTTttgcatatattatattatattagtttACACTGGTGAAAAGCAATAACATAACAAGAACACACTTCTCTACTTTAACTTTCAAAAATCAACTTTTGCAATGTAAGCAGTACTgttgaaaagcactacataacaACAGCATCAAAACTGGACAAAGGTTATAAACTTTTCATGGAGGAATGGCTTTGTAATTGCCAAGGTGTTAACCTTCTTGTACCTGAAGTATTACAGTTTCAGATAAcctttattatatttaatgttagctttCTTCATTTCAACATATGTCAATatattgtaacataaaaaaaattagctgtaatcttataaaatgtataaaatacccATATCAACCTTTTATATTTGCATTGGTTTTCACatgttgttttatgtttgttGTATGTGTCTTTATTAAGTTCCTGCCATAAACTTAGAGAACTTTAAACTCACCATTCATACTGTTTGTTAGAAAAAAGAATGTAATTATACTGCAAATTGTAGAAATTTCAGAGGGGCTGGTGCCAGTTCATAGTCATGTTTCACCGAGAAGGGACCTGCTGTGCTATTTTCTGTCAGCAGAGCCTCTCAAACATTAACTCCACACAAGCATTGGTCCTTTCAGAATCTGATTGGCATCATACTGACAAGGGAAATttgttccagaaaaaaaaaaaaaaaccaagacagTATAAATTTTAAGGCAGCATGTAAACTTTATGTATTCATCAGATTTAACATGCCAGCTACAAACATGAGTGTTGTAATGGTGACTGATGGTGTACAAAAATTGCGGTCCTTCATTGCTtggattctttttcttctctctgtttCACCAGTGTGAAACTCTGGAAACAATGTTTTTGTTTAGAATCTGAACACAGATGGACACTACAGCTTATTAAAATAGATTCTGCACTTGTTTAGGATAGCTGGAAGACAGTTTATTTGTTGCAGACTCCTACCAGAAGATAAAAGGATATAACCAAGTAGAGGGAATcattattcattaaaaataataaaataatacaaatgtataAATTAGGAAAACTATCCATTTGTTTTGCAATCACAGTCTGCCCATGTTTAATTATCAGGAAGAAATACCACACATATATTGCCTAGAAATAATCATCCCTCAAAATTCCCTCtattttctatttcaaaattGCAGTGCACaaatgtcatcctacagaacCGAACAATTTGGACCAAATCTGCTTTGCAGAATGGGTCAAAATCAATACTGAAACATGCAAAGCTAGTACATAATGTGATTGCTGCAGAAagtgtttttttacaaaatgtgtgcTTACTGAATATATTATTCAATGAAATCAGAAAACTGCTCAATGGTTTAAATACTTTTGCATGATATACTATATTAATGGTGAGTTATCAACAAATCGAATGATGGCATatacttggtgccatggcccacctgccaagttgttgtgtgcttatggtaaagtcatccctgatggaggatcgctggaatcatgggaaagggaggtcctttcatcggattggctggcccagcactgtttcagctgtggaatggccaaatgggggaggcagcttaatggatgaggtctccaggactataaacaaatccaaatcacattatgtgatgtcatccattgttaaattctgctacgtacttctaaaaattttcatttttatactatattgaggatttgttctgttctcttctgtgtattgtattgtattgtattgacccctttctttttgacacccactgcacgcccaacctacctggaaaggggtctctctttgaactgcgtttccagaggtttcttccatttttttcctactgaggtttttttttgggagttgttccttgtcttcttagagagtcaaggctggggggctgtcaagaggcagggtctgttaaagacCATTGCGGCACttgttgtgtaattttgggctatacaaaaataaattgtattgtatatacttCCATTTTTAACAACAAAACCAAAGAACTATAACTACTCAGTCAAATTCAGTTGCACAGAATCTTTTTGCAAAGCACTGCTTTTTCACACTGTGTCATACACTTATTACCTTTACAAAGGTGCCGTATGCTTACTTCCTACTACATCCCTTTTCATTGCAGTGTTAATATGGACTTCAGCCTATACTgaagtagtgctgggcggtataccggttcacactgaaaactgtttttttatttttgttatgatatggatttttcttataccgcaacaccggtttaaattgcctaaacaacgttcggaacgtggctCAGCTGGAAAAtgtttaagggggacctttttcactgctacaccgctaaacacatacAATAGAGTACtgtacatgcattagtggaggtgTTGTGCAGGGGCTCTtgttcactgctacaccgctaaacaggcatgcaatggagtacatgcgaTAGTGGAGGTATTGCgaggtgaaaatggacagagaacattatgaaactgaagctgtagcagacaataaagttgaacatgatgacacaaaagctcttttgctggaaaaaggagtcacgtctgttgtctggagatactttggatttaaaaggtcggatgtgaatgattatgtt
Above is a window of Polypterus senegalus isolate Bchr_013 chromosome 2, ASM1683550v1, whole genome shotgun sequence DNA encoding:
- the hspa13 gene encoding heat shock 70 kDa protein 13; its protein translation is MDGRMSTLGSAVLALFLAGYLGQQYLPPPKPKVVGFDLGTTFCSVGVFHPGLGEVEVIGDEKGRKSIPSVVSFADSNIYVGYEGQKMADSFPQNTIYDAKRFIGKIFSAEELDKEKGRYQFKVLYNNGTAEFSISTNRTFIVTPEYIGSRLLLKLKKMAEKSLGVPITNAVISVPAEFDERQRNYTIKAANLAGMNILRLINEPTAAAMAYGLHKVDVMNVLVVDLGGGTLDVSLLNKQGGMFLTRAMAGNNKLGGQDFNQRLLQHVFESIQQQYGAFPLLKRDVYNLRQAVERTKLNLTFQHSSKISLPLTLKSEAKLNEPSEEDTIQNVLFEEEITRELFEKLNADLFQKILIPIERVLKDGLLDKSEVDEIVLVGGSTRIPRIRQIIAEYFGKQPNISVDPDLAVVIGVAIQAGIMGGSWPLQVSAIEIPNRHLKKTNFN